The genomic window aaatgcatttaatttgcTCGAGTCTCAGCTCGATAGTTAGAGCTTTCAGCAACACGGCGCACCCACACATCCGGCACTTTCGTACAAGCCAAAGCAAGCACCGAGAATAAGTATGATTTACTCAAGAGCAGTAACGGTTACCGTGCAGGGCGCCCAAATTCTACAGTTTCGAGTGGGGAGACACTTGAAGGTCTAAAGTTCGGCACGAATGGACGCCTGCCGTCTACAAATTTGGCTACATCAATTCGGCTGAAAGGAAATTCATTGCACACAAGCGCCGGCTGCACGAGTCAACACAGGTCCACatgacatacacacatatatacgttACGTATAGGTAGAAAAAGTAAGCGTAGCTTGCCGGAATTTGTGGCGCAAATTGCAACCTTAATGATTTTGGTGACGTTATGGTTACTTACGAAGTGCTTGTCGTCGGTTTCAACGACTTTGGCGCTGCTGATAAATCACAGTTTACTCAACAACGCAAATTTGTTTGCCTACTTTTCGGCGCAAGGCCGTACGCAAGCCGGTAAAATTGCAGGAGTTGCGCCGAAAGTTGGAAAGGAAACAGGACTTTGATTTTTGGGGTGGGTGCGTAATTTGAAAGAACCGACAGCAtatgaaaattgcaaaagaagCAAGAGCAAGGAATGGTTAATTAAAAGTGTCTGCAATATACAGCGATATCCCATTTATAAAACTGCTTTGCAGCAGGTATCAATGGCAACCACAACTTGGTCAACCGAGAAACCCGGAAATCAAGTATAAGTGGTaggaaatatgaatttttatagtataaaagTTATTACAAAACGAAAAATCTTCCACTCACCAATCGCCATGGCCGTCTCCTGCGCATCGCCGGTGACCATCTTGACGCGCACGCCGCTCTGCATCAGCATCTCAATGGATTCGCGTACCAATGGACGCGGCGGATCGGTTATGCCCACCAGGCCACAGTAGATGAGATCCTGCAGGCTGCGTCCTTTCGCTAGCGCCAGCACACGCAAACCCTTGCGGCCGATTTCATAGGCTTCCGCGAGGAATTCCGCCTCATTTTGCTTTGTCAACGGCACCGTTTGTGTGCCGAACATGTATTTCGTGCATTGCGGCAACAGCATTTCCAATGCGCCTTTGGCAAAGAAGATTTCctctttgttattgttgtatttgtgtatgCACTTGACAGCCATCATTTTCTGTTCGGATGAGAATGGATACTCCTGTATGCGCACATAGTTCTCCGCGGTGGCGTACATGCCATTCTTCATAGCGACAGCGATTAGTGCGCCCTCTGTCGGCTGGCCGAGCAAAGTGCCGTTCTGTATGTAGGCGTTATTGCAGACTGCGCCGATTTCTAATAAGTTCGTGATGTTTGCTTTGGCCATTTCGACGTTATTGCAATTGCGTATATGTATTTCGCCTTGGTCATTATAACCCGCGCCGGTGACATCGGCCATGTAGCCGTCAGATGTGATGATAACTGTCGCTGTCATTTCGTTCTTCGTCAAAGTGCCCGTTTTGTCCGAACAAATGACATTCACGCAACCGAGCGTCTCCACGGTTGGCAATTTCTTCACAATCGCATTGCGTTTGGCCATGCGCATGACACCGAGTGCCAGCGTCACGGTGACCACAATCGGTAGGCCTTCTGGTATGGCGGCGACAGCCAAAGAAACGCTGATATTGAACATTTCGGTTAGCGGTTTGCCTTGTAGCCAACCCAAAAGCATAATTACGCCAATGATGAGGAACGAATAGAAACTTAGCTGTGCGCCGAGTATGTCCATCGATTTCTGCAACGGTGTCTTCGGCGCTTCTTCAGCTTGCATCATTTTGAAAACTTCACCGAACTCACTGCGCTCACCGGTGCTCACTACAACACCCTTGCCATTGCCGCAGCGCACCAATGTGCCCATAAAGGcgacatttttcatatttgtatgaTCCTTATTGGTGGTACTGCTCAGTATGAGCTCGGTGCTCTTGCGCGCCGGTTCCGTTTCGCCCGTGAAGCTTGACTCATCGATCGACAGATCGATGGCATCGAAGAGCCGCACATCGGCTGGCACACGATCGCCTACATTCAAGTACACCACATCGCCGGGCACTAGCTCACGCGCCAAAAACGTATCGAGTCGTCCTTCGCGCAGGCAATGGCACTCGGGTGGTACCAGCTTCTTTAACTCCTCCAAACTCTTCTCCGAACGGTATTCTTGTATGAAAGCGACCGTTACCACTATGATGATGGCTATCGTTATGCTCACAGCATCGTCATACTGTTTCATAATCACCGAAACTAGCGCGCTGCCCAAAAGCAGCAGTATAAGTGGATTCTTAAActgttcaatatatttcttCCATGTAGGATCCTCCTCATTCACATTCAACTCATTGTGTCCGATAATTTTCGCACGGTACTTTGCCTCGGTCCATTTGAGACCGGTACGCGTGTCGACCTGTAGACGGCCGGCCACTTCGGAGGCGCTGTACGTCGATGACTCGGACGTTGTCAGCAACATTTCGGGCGTTAGGGTTGAACCCGTCTGAAAAGTGTGAAGAGACAAATGAGATTTTAGTATTGTTTAGTTTTTTCGGTATCGAGAAACAGAAGTTTAGAAATTAAAGCATAAATCTTCGAATGTCGAACTTTTGCATTGGTTAGTTGACTGAAAcacgaaaatatatgttaaataataaagttCAAGTGGGGATAATCACTTTCAgtttaatataagtatatgtattaatatCTAGAACCCTCAAAAGtcatctagtgaccgatgcccagagcttACTAACATTATGGACCAACCttttgaatggcagtgaaagtttATCGCCAGTAGATGGTGAACCCAACACCCcaaacgatgacgatggagcagacgttctaaTGCCCGACCATCAAGAAGTTCGCATaacaattacccgcctgaagaacaataaaACGGCGGGAGCCAATGGACtaccggtcgagctattcaaatacgacggcgaagaactgataaggtagAATATAGTCGAACAAATATGGCCTGACGATTGGAAATTAAGTgtgcccaattcacaaaaaagaagaccccacaatccgcaccaactaccgtggaataagtctacttaacatcgcatataaggttccatcgagggtattgtgtgaaagatcaaagtccaccgtcaacaaactgattgtaccttatcagtgtgggTTTAGATCCGAAAAATCCAAAACTGACTAgacattcaccatgcgccaaattttggaaaagacaggtgcagaggcatggacgacgacaacatctgaagagccggcgttacgagttttcgagagaaaggttctgcggaatgGCAATGGCaaataccacagtcgatggaacgatgagctgtacgagttatacgataacattgacatagttcagcgagttaaGAGACAACGgatacgctggctaagtcaagTCGTCCGAAtgtatgaaaacactccagctctgaaagtattcgacgcagtacctgccggtggaggcaaaggaagaggaagaccttcacctcgttggaaagaccaggtggagaaggcccaggctacacttggaatctacAATTGACGCtaagtagcgaaaagaagaaacgactggcgtgctgttgtaaactcggctataaccacgtaagcggtgtccacgccaataaagaagaaaaagtagGAACAGCTGACAGTTTAGAATTTCGTTGACGCATCAAGAACGaaaatagtatattatatagattatttattgaaataacccgtactttgcatatttataaaatattttgccaatttttctACGCTATCAGCTAAATAATCTAGAGACCTTTCACCCATTTTTCTAATTACTCGCATGCACTGCAAGCAACCTCAAATCACCTTTTGTTAGTTGCCGTAATCTCCACAACGGAACTTATTGATTTAATCTgctacaagcaacaacaactcgtGCAAAGCAACAGCAGAAGCCAATATGCTGGGCGACTCATCTAACATGTCCAATCAGAGGCGAATCTCTTAGCAATATTAGAAActtgcacatgtgtgtgtatttcaGTGAATTTCAATATTCATTGCATCCCATGAAATGTTATATTGCAAATTTGTGAGTATGGATATATGACTTTCCAGTCACGTTTTTCTACAATGACATCAACAACTGTCGAACCGTTGTAGCTTATCAGTGCTGGCTCGTACCAACTAAATTTTGATGGCCGGGTGGACAGACAAagcacttatatacatatgtacgtacgtaaAGGTATATGTAGACGAATGAGTagatttaaaaatcaaattttatttcgtaTCTACAAGTACTACGCTCGCTTAAATCTAAAAGTAAGCGCATACAGGTCTAATAAATACactgtcatatatgtatatgtatatctatcaatataaatgtgtgtgtgttcctTCGGCATAGGAACTAATCGAACTGATATGCATATGTTGCCAGCATCACTTACAAATGAACGTCAAGTGCAACTGACAAATGATTGTAACTGTGTGTCGTCCCCGTTGCCCATCAGCTGACACATCAGTCAGTCACCGACTGCCATTAGCTACAGTCTGCACAGCTGAGGTAGCTGGGTGGGTGGCCAACTTGTTGTGGATGAGCGAGTGAGTGTAAAAGTGCATGGGTGGGTTGCGAGGTTGACACGTTGCCGGGATGGACATGACAGCTGCATGTCAACGCGGCACTGAGATGTATTGTACAAATTATAATCACGAAGGCAATGAGGAGTGAGGAGATGATGTTGCTGCTAATAATGATGTTGGCAAATTAGCTAGCGAAGACAGGCTAAAACgtaagcaataacaaaaacgctggttgtatataaatatatactttttatattgaCATCGTGTGTGGATGCATACTTCATTACAATTATTTGTGTATCGTCTGCAGAAGCTTTGGGTGAAAGCGAACTTCCAACCACTTGGAAATCTCATATTAAAGAGAATAATAGCTAATGTTTGTAAGAAATTAGACAAATCTAACATGTGTATTCACATACGATATGCAAGTATATGATTTTAAATTAGGGTGgtcctaaaaattttaaataaataaaaacttgaaaaagtaaaacaaaaatcaaacgaaaatttattttaaacccTCAgcttgtatgatagctatatgctatagttttctgatcagaacaatttcttcggagattgtagcgctgtATCAGGGAataatctgtgctaaattttgtgaagatatcttttcaaatagaaaagttttccatacaagaacttgatttcgatggatcagtttgtatgacagccatatgctatagtgatccgatctgaaaaaatttattaggagGTTGTAGCGCTGTTTCTGAGAATAATTTGTGCTAATTCTAGTGAAGATACCTCCTCAAAGAACGTTTTCCGTGCTAAGACATGATCTTGATCGTAcattttgtatgacaactatacgttatagtagtccgatctgaatgaTTTCTTTGGAGACAGTAGCACTGTCTTtgaataatctgtgccaaatttcgtatataaatcttttgaaataaaaaagttttccatgcaagaactggagtttgatggatcagtttgtatgacagctatatgctatagcggtccgatctgaacatttttctCGGAGATTTTAGCATTGACTTGAACaataatttgtgtaaaattacatttaaatatcttgacaaataaaaaagtttttcatgcaagaactggattttgatggatcagtttgtatggcagctatatgctatagtggtcagatctgaacattttcttcggagattgtggcTCTGTCTCTGAGaataatctgtgtcaaatttcgtgagaatatgtttttaaataaaaaagttttccatacaaaaacttgatttcgatcggttagtttgtatggcagctatatgctatatactggtccgatatcgacggttctaACAAATAAGCAACTTCTTGGGCAGAAAAAGGCGTATCGAACGATAACTCATCAATTTAGTCACTTGTGCGCTTATTATGGACATTTAAGAACCACCCTTCTACATACAACTAAACAAATGTGCATTTAAATATGCTTTATTACCTGCCACAGCAGCATGCAGCATTCAATTTGTGTTGTGCTCTACCATATGTGTTCGTTACTAATTAAGTTTTAGCTAGTTAAGCGGTAAATTGAAAAAGGTGGCAGCATAAAAAATACCGTGTGTGGTGGCATAAGCAGATAAAGGGCTTAGCTACTAAAGGAATACAATGAGAAAGCACATAAAAGCGCGCTTAAAGCTGCTGCTTAGTTTTAATATAGATTTCAAAATTCTCGCAACTGTAAAAACAATGTAATTTTCAGGCATAAATATATTGCTGACGAATTTCgcattaaatgtataattacaAAGGGAATCCCCCActtggcaacaacaataaatcatCAATAAAAGATCTTTTGCATTCAAGTGagtatttttgtagaaaatggCTTGCTATTACACCCGCTTCTAGCTAAATGGCCACCGCTGTCGCTAGTGTATGGTTGCTACACGTGTTGCATGTTTAATTATCACGCTGCTGACATACAAAATTTGCGTATTTGTAATGCAAGCGctgtttaattaattacaaagtAGCGATTAATTTATTGACGAAAGCTAAATGAGAGGAGGACTATAGCTCTCATTACTAGTGAACATAGAAAAATCcgcacaaaaaaaacaacatatgCAACAACTTTGTGTAGTGCAATAATGTGGTTGGTATTTGAGCTAtaaaaattccaacaaaatGCAGTTCATCCTCATTTACATATTCTCTGAAAAGCATGTACCTTCTTACATATACAAAAGTATGCATTATTACAAAACTGTTTACCTATAAGTCGGTAATAATCAAGATAGTATTTTTCCTATAATAATACTGCAAATTTTCTGATAAAATAAAAACcggaaagcaaaaacaaaaaaacacaaatcacAAATCACTATCAAATCAGGTTTTTCAAGAACGTGATTTACAAGATCACAAACTAATTTCTAAGCCGTGTTAATactagatgtatgtatataatgccGTTTGTAAGATTTCTGctgatatgcatatatgtatgtatgtatgtatgtgtgtaaaagtAATTGCGGATTAACAGCAGCTACTCATTGGCGTGTAAAATTTCCAGCTAAAATTGCATAAGTAAATGGCAACACGAGCGGTAGCTATTTGGTTGCACGTAAATGCATGTATGGGTGTATGTATGCACGATTAGTGATAAGCTTGAATGGAAATCGAAGCAATACAAAGTAAGTATGCAAATTCTGAAAGCTGCTAGCATTTATAAATCCCAACTGACTGTCATTTGAAATAGCTTTTAGTTGATTTGTAAGCGATGCATGtgtgctatatgtatgtatgcagatatATATGCAACATTTTAAATTGGCAACTGGTATTATTTAAGACACCGCTAcaaactccgaagaaattgttccgatGGGACCAttacaacatatagctgccatacaaactgacccttCAAACTCAACTCCTTAtatggcaaactttttcatttaataagatatcttcacgaaatttagcatggacTATTCTCTAAGACACCGCTacaatctacgaagaaattacTTTAATCGAacaacaatagcatatagctgtcatacaaactgacccatcaaaCTCAATTCCTTACATggcaaactttttcatttgataagatatcttcatgaaatttagcatggacTATCCTCTAAGGCAACGATGCAAActccaaatattttatttcgatcggaccacaatagcatatagctgccatacaaactgcccgATCGAACTCAAGCccttgtaaggaaaatttttttgcttgacgagatatcttcaggaaatttagCTCAGATTATTATCTCTGATATCgccacaatctccgaagaaattattccgATCGGccaactaaagcatatagctgccatacaaactgacccatcaaactcaagtccttatatCGAAAACATGTTTACTTGACCAGGCATATTCACGATaattggcacagattattatctagTATGTTATTTCTACAAACGGGtccatcaaaatcaagataaatatctttttacaCCCTGTTACGCCATAAAAAAttcatctgtgaagggtattatagccaAAGCTAACGTCTTCatcttttttttgctattttctctTCGCTGTACCCTTTTTGCTaagtacattaaaaaaaaaataaaaaaaataataataatttataaacataaaatatgataattttcGAAGTAATGTCTGCTCCGGCTTAACTGTCTGTCATAAATCTTTCCCACCACAATACTTTTACGACAAAAGCTCATAAAGTTCTTAACGTTTAAGCACTTAGCACCACTTAGCGTtgcaaagaaaatatacatttatgatctacatatgtatgtttccgCATATTGCTTGAGAGCTAATTAAAAACTTAGCAAatgtattaacaaaaaaaatgttaatgtaaAGAGCCGACATAATGGCTTTCGGATTGGCTGGGAAAAAGCTAGATATTCTTACAAAACAAAGTTAATTACTAGTTTTggaaaaaacttcgaaaaaatattaagaagaaAACTGGcttttggataatatttgaagaaaagagaaaaaggaAAGAATAAAAGAGAACAGACACTCGGCACACAGCAGTAATTTGGAGTTGGTTATGAGTGTtcgaaaatttctaaaaaaatataataaatattttaagttactgtagaCAATACAAATAGCGCTTATATGTCCAAATATTCTGTGTATACAaaccatcaaaaatgtcaaacattACGATAAAGctgtgagttgccagattgcaacagTAAGTTTGCCAAAACCCAAAGCATAAAAGTCAACCTACGTACTTAtcattgaaatgaaataaaaattattgccaTTCTAACTTTAGAGTCTAATTGAGTAAATTGAGTACTACGTGATtgaacatatatattatatacatacttactatCAAacaccaatatatgtatatctaatatatacatacatattcactaTCAATAGCATAGATACTATGCATACAGAAGCATGTGGTTAGTATTCGTATTCAATTAGCGACTCTTTGTAAAAAAGCAgcagttaaaaaaatatcagagacaatatttactaatattattatgacgcttgttttaatttgatttatttccGTTTAAAGTACAAAAAAGCTCTTATTGAACccaataattaaaatgtatttataacgGATGATTAAATGTTAAGCGGAGTggtatttaatgttaattaaaataagtgTCAAAAATGACACAAAAATCGACATtaccataaaataaaaaattattaatggcCTTCAAATTGTTTGGAAATGACATTGGAGGAAGAGATTTACTAttattaccaatttttttttttgagaaaaagtcGAGATAATAAATGTTTCAATATTCCGCAGTATTAAATACGATTTTGTCTTCCTACATTTTAGCTGCATTTTTAATATCAACGACAATTATTTTGGGTTATGTTGAGCCCAATGCAACCCTGGTGACCTCAATTTTTAGTATCTACGAACATTAATCTAGATTATCTTGAGCCTAATGCAATTAATATCTACAAAATGTGTCTTAGATTAGGTTGAGTTCAATGCAACTCTGCTAATCTCATACCTATGAATTGTATCTGTTGGGTAGTCGAAGAAgtcctttcgtatttctaattaaacttcaacttattcttttatatttatactgaactttaatgaactaaACATGTACCaatttggtcgaccactttttggcatttttccgctagagacattattccaaaagagtaaaacttttctggtttctctgCGAAAAACTACGAAATTTTCACAGGTTTCTATTGAatccaactttactccattaagggagttctacattgaccgaaacaaatggtagtccgatggtggaaggtcagggctatatggtggatgcagcAAAACTTCCGAGCCAAGCTCTCGcagtttttgtcgagtcatcaaagatgtgtgtggtctagcgttgtcctgatggagcacgaagccctttctgttgatcagttctggcctttttttcgattgcttgcttcaatcacatcagttgttgacagtaaaatgtagaatctaTCGtttgaccaggctggagcagtgcatagtagatgattccttTCAAATCCCACCAAACGCTCTGCATAACCTTtcaaggcgtcaatcctggctttgcgatcatttgttgagcttcaccacgtttGGTGGTGACATTactgtcgtatttgatccacttttcttcttctgttaccattcgcttcagaaatggtttcatttcatttcgtttcagcaaagaatcgcagatgttaattcggtacattaaattttttacagactATTCaggtggtacccaaacatcgagcttctttttgtagccagccttttttaaatggttcaaaactgtTTGACGATGAATGTTTAGGTTCCTTAACGATgttatggctgcttatgtgacggccCCAGTCAATCTTTTGCATAAATTCATCGacattttcaacgataggtcgaccagtgCGAGGTGCGAAATtaccagaacggaagcgagcgagccATTGTTGTGTtacatgaactgatacagcatcgtcttcgtaaacttcacaaatttcattggtgggttgcgtggcattcttcccttttttatacaaaaatttcaaagtatagcgaatttcttcattattttcactcatttttgaaaagctgtaattttttttcgacatccccgaatttaactatttttttttttttgttatatgaagcttaaaatctcacctttccaacactacatGGTATGACagaatgtgattggtagcactggagatatacgactgcaacaacaTATATTGGCATAAtaagaaaagactttttcgagtACCCAATATTTTATGTTGAGCACAACGTTGGTGATCTACATTTTGAATGTCTATCTaataatgagaaaaaattgaaaactgtaAAGCGGAGCACCTTCCAGTTGCAATTAAGACGGCACACTTGGCGAGATTTTTGAAGAGCtatctaagaacctatttttcagcgTACTAAACgagaaaaatataactttttttaccCAACCTAGCACATAGTATAGGCGCTTTCAATATTTATGGAACATACTTTCAATGCAAATGAAATGGTATTTCTGCCAAGTTGCGCgagttatacatatgtgcatatgtatatatgtatgtgtaaatatggtAGATGAAGTTCCTAACATTTTTACATAGAAAcatacaaaacatttttttattttcacgctGTTGGCGCTTTGTGAAATGCGAATCGCACGCCTTGCGACCGATGATTTGGGCCAGAATGAGTTGAAACCTGTTGCCAGTTACCACATACAAAGCCAAAAGTGTGTGGCAAATAATCAAACTTAGCaacctacacatacataccgGCGCGCATAAGCACACAGCATATAAAATTAACCTATTTACTCGCATTTAGAACGCTAGCTTTTAGAACGCTTTCGAGAGGTCTGTCGATAAGCAAACACTTGTGGAGGCCTAACTTAAAAGCTGGTTGACttatatacgcatatatagcAACGAAAATGCTCGAGTGCCACGTACAAACATAATTCGCATGAAGGTTTATTCGCTTATTTACCTATGCTAAGTGCCGAAATgtgtttggaatattttatttaagcgCACTGTATAGTGTGCGGCAAGCAGCAGCTGTTGGTGCTTAGCAAAGCAGGCTTGAATATGGAcagaaacacaaaaaataaaatatatactcacatacaattttattgtccaaaataaatttagttttattttttttttttgaatttccacTGCTTTTAACGCCAGCTTTTGAGCAATCTTACAAAATTTACTTGCaactataatttaatttttctccatAGCAGCACGAACCTAATAATTCATAGTAACAGTTATAATTGCTTACAACGAACGATTTGCTCTGTGCGATTTGCCACATTATAATGTGTTTGAGTGTGGTTGTAAGTAGGCATGTGTTAGCTAATTAATGCTGGTTCACTACAAAGCTTTGGCAAATTGGCAGcttattaaatgtaaaatctttaattaattagcTGTTAAATTGCAGATATGTGTAGAATTCaattaaattgcatttattgtaaataaaatgaatattgaTGATTTTCCCCATTTAAGTGGAAACGGAAACAGGTTTAATATAAACATTCCAGAATTAAATTGTGgcaatttaagtaaataaaataaaaatagacatCGAATTTATCTATAATGACGCTGTAATAGAGGTTTATAATTTATGTTGATaactttattgaatattttacaaCGTCACTATTATATAATgggagattaaaaaaaatatataaaaaatgtcaagagaaaatattaactttaataatttaatatttatttacaaatgtagATATTTCTAtgacaaaaacaagaaaaaacattaactacGGCCGCAATGAGACTATAAAACTTTCACAAATATAAAGGATGCCATACCAAAAATTTATTaggctatagtagtccgatctaaacaagtTCGGAAATTGTAGTGATCTCTTCGTTAATAATCCAATTTTGAAACGATAActtcagaaataaaaacaaatttcgtacagaaagtgaattttgatcgatcagtttgtatggcagctgtatgctatagtggtccgatttaaacaatttcttcagagaatGTAGCGATGCTTTGAGTAATAATCTACGcaaaatttcgtgtagatatctcgttaaataaaaaggctttccatataaggactttcGTTGTATcagacagtttgtatggcagctataggctatagtggtccgatctcaatAATTTCTGCAGAGATTGCATCTTTGCCTTGAATAATAATCTATGCTTAAATTCGTGCagttatctcgtcaaataaaaaggctttccatataaggacaTTCGCTGTATcagacagtttgtatggcagctataagctatagtggtccgatctgaacaatttcttcagagaatGTAGCCATGCTTTGAATAATAATTCCAGCCAAATatcgtgaaaatatttcatcaaatattaaggctttccatataaggacttgagtgTGATCAGTTaagttgtatgacagctatatgctataatggtcagatctgtacaatttcttcaaaaattgtaGCGATGCTCAATTCCTTCACCAAAAACT from Bactrocera tryoni isolate S06 chromosome 5, CSIRO_BtryS06_freeze2, whole genome shotgun sequence includes these protein-coding regions:
- the LOC120779114 gene encoding calcium-transporting ATPase type 2C member 1 isoform X5, with protein sequence MKSHNKYAKLPQDLDLSFQEQLDVDAGASDEFNLAAGIGLADDTDDDEHVPTATKTTAATGDLNAASALEGHVFDDEEDEIVIATALSGGGSVGTRANVVGGGSASVRVNTSANSGDRKVRGGGGVAVGLGSDSVIETGSTLTPEMLLTTSESSTYSASEVAGRLQVDTRTGLKWTEAKYRAKIIGHNELNVNEEDPTWKKYIEQFKNPLILLLLGSALVSVIMKQYDDAVSITIAIIIVVTVAFIQEYRSEKSLEELKKLVPPECHCLREGRLDTFLARELVPGDVVYLNVGDRVPADVRLFDAIDLSIDESSFTGETEPARKSTELILSSTTNKDHTNMKNVAFMGTLVRCGNGKGVVVSTGERSEFGEVFKMMQAEEAPKTPLQKSMDILGAQLSFYSFLIIGVIMLLGWLQGKPLTEMFNISVSLAVAAIPEGLPIVVTVTLALGVMRMAKRNAIVKKLPTVETLGCVNVICSDKTGTLTKNEMTATVIITSDGYMADVTGAGYNDQGEIHIRNCNNVEMAKANITNLLEIGAVCNNAYIQNGTLLGQPTEGALIAVAMKNGMYATAENYVRIQEYPFSSEQKMMAVKCIHKYNNNKEEIFFAKGALEMLLPQCTKYMFGTQTVPLTKQNEAEFLAEAYEIGRKGLRVLALAKGRSLQDLIYCGLVGITDPPRPLVRESIEMLMQSGVRVKMVTGDAQETAMAIANLIGIDTIHQQTLSGQEMDQLNEHQLDKVANNVSVFYRVTPRHKLAIVKSLQRTGNIVGMTGDGVNDGVALKKADIGIAMGKNGTDVCKEAADMILVNDDFHTIILAGHKEFGVHHTLIIEANCQQNFDL
- the LOC120779114 gene encoding calcium-transporting ATPase type 2C member 1 isoform X1, encoding MKSHNKYAKLPQDLDLSFQEQLDVDAGASDEFNLAAGIGLADDTDDDEHVPTATKTTAATGDLNAASALEGHVFDDEEDEIVIATALSGGGSVGTRANVVGGGSASVRVNTSANSGDRKVRGGGGVAVGLGSDSVIETGSTLTPEMLLTTSESSTYSASEVAGRLQVDTRTGLKWTEAKYRAKIIGHNELNVNEEDPTWKKYIEQFKNPLILLLLGSALVSVIMKQYDDAVSITIAIIIVVTVAFIQEYRSEKSLEELKKLVPPECHCLREGRLDTFLARELVPGDVVYLNVGDRVPADVRLFDAIDLSIDESSFTGETEPARKSTELILSSTTNKDHTNMKNVAFMGTLVRCGNGKGVVVSTGERSEFGEVFKMMQAEEAPKTPLQKSMDILGAQLSFYSFLIIGVIMLLGWLQGKPLTEMFNISVSLAVAAIPEGLPIVVTVTLALGVMRMAKRNAIVKKLPTVETLGCVNVICSDKTGTLTKNEMTATVIITSDGYMADVTGAGYNDQGEIHIRNCNNVEMAKANITNLLEIGAVCNNAYIQNGTLLGQPTEGALIAVAMKNGMYATAENYVRIQEYPFSSEQKMMAVKCIHKYNNNKEEIFFAKGALEMLLPQCTKYMFGTQTVPLTKQNEAEFLAEAYEIGRKGLRVLALAKGRSLQDLIYCGLVGITDPPRPLVRESIEMLMQSGVRVKMVTGDAQETAMAIANLIGIDTIHQQTLSGQEMDQLNEHQLDKVANNVSVFYRVTPRHKLAIVKSLQRTGNIVGMTGDGVNDGVALKKADIGIAMGKNGTDVCKEAADMILVNDDFHTIIAAIEEGKAIFYNIRNFVRFQLSTSIAALSLIALATLMGIANPLNAMQILWINIIMDGPPAQSLGVEPVDHDVLKQKPRNVKQPMITKSVIVNVLLSASIIVLGTLWVFQREMADGTMGKTKRDTTMTFTCFVFFDMFNALASRSATKSVFKIGLCTNKMFLLAVGFSIIGQMLVIYFPPLQMVFQTEALSAYDILFLVSLTSSVLIVAEIKKWFERTMERKMYKTRSELDFV